The following proteins are encoded in a genomic region of Bacteroidota bacterium:
- a CDS encoding SDR family oxidoreductase encodes MKDKVIAITGASSGIGLALAHAFARRGNHLSLCARREVVLEAEAEKLRAAYSVQVHTAAVDVTDAAACQQFIEETVHTYGRLDVLVCNAGISMRAQLADLELKVLEQVMDVNFWGAVYCAKAALPHLLKSRGSLVGISSIAGYRGLPERSGYSASKFALNGFLESVRTELLHTGVHVLTACPGFTASNIRRVALTASGAAQGESQREEEKMMRAETVAEHIYRATDKRRRDLILTRQGKLTVFMNKWLPGWMDKMVYRHLQKEANSSLS; translated from the coding sequence ATGAAGGATAAAGTTATCGCCATAACGGGTGCAAGCAGCGGCATAGGGCTGGCCTTGGCTCACGCGTTTGCCCGCCGGGGGAATCACCTGAGCCTGTGTGCGCGGCGCGAAGTGGTGCTGGAGGCCGAGGCAGAGAAGCTGCGTGCAGCCTACTCGGTACAGGTGCACACCGCAGCCGTGGATGTAACCGATGCAGCAGCCTGCCAGCAGTTTATCGAGGAAACGGTACATACATACGGCCGGCTGGATGTACTGGTGTGCAATGCCGGCATCAGCATGCGTGCCCAGCTGGCCGACTTGGAGCTGAAGGTGTTGGAACAGGTGATGGACGTAAACTTCTGGGGTGCTGTATACTGCGCAAAGGCTGCCCTGCCCCATCTATTGAAGAGCCGGGGTAGCCTGGTAGGCATCTCGTCAATTGCAGGCTATCGGGGTCTGCCCGAGCGATCAGGCTACTCGGCCAGCAAGTTTGCCCTCAATGGCTTTCTGGAAAGTGTGCGTACCGAGCTGCTGCATACAGGCGTGCATGTGCTTACGGCCTGCCCAGGCTTCACCGCCAGCAACATACGCCGCGTGGCACTCACCGCCAGTGGGGCGGCCCAGGGGGAGAGCCAGCGCGAAGAAGAAAAAATGATGCGCGCTGAAACTGTGGCCGAGCACATCTATCGAGCTACCGACAAGCGCCGACGAGACCTAATCCTCACCCGCCAGGGGAAACTAACGGTATTTATGAATAAGTGGCTGCCGGGCTGGATGGACAAGATGGTCTATCGGCACCTGCAGAAAGAGGCCAACAGCAGCCTGAGCTGA